Proteins encoded in a region of the Caballeronia sp. M1242 genome:
- a CDS encoding HAD family hydrolase yields MLKAAIFDIDGTLVDSVDLHARAWQEAFAHFGHQVTFEQARSQIGKGGDKLIPVFLSDAEQQDHGEALEKWRADHFRSRYLPMVRPFSCVPDLIARVRKAGLKVAVASSAKKRELDVYLDLAGITDLLDASTSSDDAEASKPAPDIFEAVLKKLGVEGSEAVAIGDSPYDAQAARAAGMSCIGFLSGGFTESSLREAGCSVIYPGPGAMLACFDLAGPSTSGESVHSAAG; encoded by the coding sequence ATGCTCAAAGCTGCGATTTTCGATATCGATGGCACACTGGTCGACTCCGTCGATCTCCATGCGCGCGCCTGGCAGGAGGCTTTTGCGCACTTTGGCCATCAGGTGACGTTCGAGCAGGCCCGCAGTCAAATCGGCAAGGGCGGGGACAAGCTTATTCCGGTGTTTCTCTCGGACGCCGAGCAGCAGGATCATGGCGAAGCGCTCGAGAAATGGCGCGCCGATCACTTCCGGTCGCGCTATCTGCCGATGGTTCGGCCGTTCTCCTGCGTACCTGACCTGATCGCGCGGGTCCGTAAAGCGGGGCTGAAGGTAGCCGTGGCGTCATCGGCCAAGAAGCGGGAACTCGACGTATATCTCGATCTCGCAGGCATCACCGACCTTCTCGATGCATCTACATCATCCGACGACGCCGAGGCCTCGAAGCCCGCGCCCGATATTTTCGAAGCCGTGCTAAAGAAGCTCGGCGTCGAGGGTTCCGAGGCCGTTGCGATTGGCGACAGTCCATACGATGCGCAGGCGGCGCGCGCGGCGGGCATGAGTTGCATCGGCTTCCTGTCGGGCGGATTCACCGAGTCGAGTCTGCGTGAAGCGGGGTGCAGCGTCATCTATCCCGGCCCGGGCGCGATGCTTGCCTGCTTCGATCTCGCCGGTCCTTCGACATCCGGCGAGTCGGTGCATAGCGCCGCTGGCTAG
- a CDS encoding ABC transporter permease, translating to MSDVSANGRTTFVSRLARRIDKPILIAFGCIVALLLVGGMFSRNFTSPEYILLQLKVGAFLGIIATGLMMVILLGHIDLSLPWTITVGAMMACAVAGHGELGRVLAIPAGIGCGVLIGIVNGVLVALLRIPSMIATLATNAVAQGIMIVYTGGSSPQDSAPDVMRWLAAGWLVPGVPNAVALWVVIGAATMFLLSRTTFGRTLYAIGNTERAAYLSGINTRLVTVAAFAVCSGFAAFGGVLLAGYASKAAQSMGDAYLLPAIAAVVLGGTSILGGRGSYLGTVAGAILITLLQSILSVAQMPEAGRQIIYGVVIAAMLLLYGRSKRQG from the coding sequence ATGAGCGACGTTTCCGCAAACGGCCGGACGACGTTCGTGTCGAGGCTTGCGCGCAGAATCGACAAGCCGATCCTGATCGCGTTCGGGTGCATCGTCGCGCTGCTCCTTGTCGGCGGCATGTTCTCGCGCAATTTCACGTCGCCGGAGTACATCCTGCTGCAACTGAAGGTCGGGGCGTTTCTCGGCATCATCGCGACCGGGCTGATGATGGTGATCCTGCTCGGCCATATCGACTTGTCGCTTCCGTGGACGATCACCGTCGGCGCGATGATGGCGTGCGCCGTCGCGGGACACGGCGAACTCGGACGCGTGCTCGCGATTCCCGCGGGCATCGGTTGCGGCGTGCTCATCGGCATCGTCAACGGCGTGCTCGTCGCGCTGCTGCGTATTCCGTCGATGATCGCGACGCTCGCGACCAATGCCGTCGCGCAGGGCATCATGATCGTCTACACGGGGGGATCGTCGCCGCAGGATTCCGCGCCGGACGTGATGCGATGGCTCGCGGCCGGATGGCTCGTGCCGGGCGTGCCGAACGCGGTGGCGCTGTGGGTCGTGATCGGCGCCGCCACGATGTTCCTGCTGTCGCGCACGACCTTCGGCCGGACGCTGTACGCCATCGGCAACACGGAACGCGCGGCTTATCTTTCGGGCATCAACACGCGACTGGTCACGGTGGCCGCGTTCGCCGTGTGCAGCGGGTTCGCGGCCTTCGGCGGCGTGCTGCTGGCGGGGTATGCATCGAAGGCCGCGCAGTCGATGGGCGATGCCTATCTGTTGCCGGCCATCGCGGCGGTCGTGCTCGGCGGCACGTCGATTCTCGGCGGCCGGGGATCGTACCTCGGCACCGTGGCCGGCGCGATTCTCATCACGCTTCTACAGTCGATTCTCTCCGTCGCGCAAATGCCGGAGGCGGGGCGCCAGATCATCTACGGCGTGGTGATCGCGGCGATGCTGTTGCTGTACGGGCGGAGCAAGCGGCAGGGATAG
- a CDS encoding branched-chain amino acid ABC transporter permease has product MNSKLNSNTLDVSVPRRSFRDSLHRYRFLLLAAIVVCILPMTMRSGSLATEVLVYALAALGCNLLLGHTGLLSFGQGIFFGLGSYSAGLILSKAGLQVPAALFGAIVTGALAAAVVGWFSIRQRGAYFVMLTLAFGQMFYFLAYTTPELTGGDNGLLDIPRPALSLLGQPLVSIASPWKYYAFVAVLFLIAFWLMLRVSHSIFGRTLLAIRDNEARAAAVGYDIRRFKLAAFVVSGAVTGLAGALHAMMTGIAPLSNIDYHTSEMILVMTVIGGTSNLFSSVLGAAFYVLFADWLSTLWPRWLLLLGLVLIAVSLFMQRGLWGLGERIFRAMKRDRGELA; this is encoded by the coding sequence ATGAATTCCAAGCTGAATTCGAATACGCTCGACGTGAGCGTGCCGCGGCGATCCTTCAGGGACTCGCTGCATCGGTATCGGTTCTTGTTGCTCGCGGCGATCGTCGTTTGCATTCTGCCGATGACGATGCGCTCGGGATCGCTCGCAACCGAGGTGCTGGTTTATGCGCTCGCCGCGCTCGGCTGCAATCTTCTGCTCGGACATACGGGCTTGCTGTCCTTCGGGCAGGGCATTTTCTTCGGGCTGGGAAGTTATAGCGCGGGCCTGATCCTTTCGAAAGCGGGACTTCAGGTTCCGGCCGCGTTGTTCGGTGCGATCGTCACGGGCGCGCTTGCCGCCGCCGTCGTCGGATGGTTCTCGATACGTCAGCGCGGCGCGTACTTCGTGATGCTCACGCTCGCATTCGGGCAGATGTTCTACTTTCTCGCTTATACGACACCCGAACTCACCGGCGGCGATAACGGCCTGCTCGACATCCCGCGTCCTGCGTTGTCGCTTCTCGGGCAGCCGCTCGTCTCCATAGCGTCGCCGTGGAAGTACTACGCGTTCGTGGCCGTCCTGTTCCTCATCGCATTCTGGCTGATGCTGCGCGTATCGCATTCGATTTTCGGCCGCACGCTGCTCGCGATCCGCGACAACGAAGCGCGTGCCGCGGCAGTCGGCTATGACATCAGGCGCTTCAAGCTCGCAGCGTTCGTCGTGTCGGGTGCCGTCACGGGACTGGCCGGCGCGCTTCACGCGATGATGACGGGCATCGCGCCGCTCTCCAACATCGACTACCACACGAGCGAGATGATTCTCGTGATGACGGTGATCGGCGGCACGAGCAATCTCTTCTCATCCGTGCTCGGCGCTGCGTTCTATGTGCTTTTCGCCGACTGGCTTTCGACGCTCTGGCCGCGCTGGCTGCTGCTGCTCGGGCTCGTCCTGATCGCGGTGAGCCTCTTCATGCAGCGCGGCTTGTGGGGCCTGGGTGAACGCATCTTTCGCGCGATGAAGCGGGATCGAGGAGAGCTGGCATGA
- a CDS encoding ABC transporter ATP-binding protein yields MMLDVDNIHGYYGKSHILQGVSLAIREGETVTLLGRNGAGKSTTLKSIAGVVTPQGSVRFKGADLAKLPPHKIAARGVCFVPEHRGIFKLLSVEENLRLGARKDSPWQLADIYRIFPRLKERRTNGGGQLSGGEQQMLAIGRALMNHPRLLMLDEPVEGLAPVIVEEIVAQLRLIRQAGVAILLVEQNLEVCTQLADRHYIIEQGRIVYEGTNDAFIADESVKDRYLGVGVV; encoded by the coding sequence ATGATGCTCGATGTCGATAACATTCACGGTTACTACGGCAAGAGCCATATTCTTCAGGGCGTCTCGCTTGCTATCCGCGAAGGGGAAACCGTCACGCTGCTCGGACGCAATGGCGCGGGCAAGTCGACGACGCTCAAGAGCATTGCGGGCGTCGTGACTCCGCAAGGCAGCGTGAGATTCAAGGGCGCCGATCTCGCCAAACTGCCGCCTCACAAGATCGCGGCGCGCGGCGTGTGCTTCGTGCCGGAACATCGCGGCATCTTCAAACTGTTGTCGGTCGAAGAGAATCTGCGACTCGGCGCGCGCAAGGATTCCCCATGGCAACTCGCGGACATCTATCGTATCTTTCCGCGGCTGAAAGAGCGCCGTACGAACGGCGGCGGACAGCTTTCCGGCGGCGAGCAGCAGATGCTCGCGATCGGCCGCGCGCTGATGAATCATCCCCGTTTGCTGATGCTCGATGAACCAGTGGAAGGCCTTGCGCCTGTGATCGTCGAAGAGATCGTCGCGCAACTCAGGTTGATCCGCCAGGCGGGCGTGGCGATCCTGCTCGTCGAACAGAACCTCGAAGTGTGCACGCAACTGGCGGACCGGCATTACATCATCGAGCAGGGACGCATCGTGTACGAAGGGACGAACGATGCGTTCATCGCCGATGAATCGGTCAAGGATCGTTACCTCGGCGTGGGCGTCGTCTGA
- a CDS encoding sugar ABC transporter ATP-binding protein, whose amino-acid sequence MRRDAERPFFQMSGISKSYGGAVALDNAELAVRRGRIHAVLGENGAGKSTLLKVMSGVVQPDKGTMHLDGSEVSFASPAAANAAGIVCVYQELSLIPDLSVADNIFASNPPRRFGMIDRRAQRRQAEAALARAGAHDINPLEKVRDLPLSRQQMVELAKGLAHEPRILILDEATSALTAADVARVIEVLKRLRDEGLALLFISHRMHEVKALADECTVYRNGRHVMSFEAGTRSDNEVVEMMIGRKYQHVFPDKPAREPDEDAQSSASKPVLACRDLAWNDTLRGVSFSLRRGEILGLGGLDGQGQRELLLALFGVLRGCTGEIEIDGRAVSVASPRAARADRIGMALIPEDRKTEGLMLPMSLRENLSFAALDRMSTAGVIDRGRQQSFVDRMMSLLAIKSFTLDAAVDSLSGGNQQKVVIAKWLIRQPRILLLCDPTRGIDVGTKQEIYQLLRRLADEGAAIVFYSTDYDELIGCCDRVLVLYEGKIKKELAGSAITEQSLIASALDLPVGQTSASEGVAP is encoded by the coding sequence ATGCGGCGGGATGCGGAGCGGCCGTTCTTTCAGATGTCCGGGATTTCGAAGAGCTATGGCGGCGCCGTCGCGCTGGATAACGCGGAGCTCGCGGTGCGCAGGGGACGCATTCACGCGGTCCTCGGCGAGAACGGCGCGGGCAAGTCCACGCTGCTGAAAGTGATGTCCGGCGTCGTGCAGCCGGACAAGGGCACGATGCATCTCGACGGCAGCGAAGTCTCGTTCGCGTCGCCGGCCGCAGCCAACGCGGCGGGCATCGTCTGCGTGTATCAGGAGCTCTCGCTGATCCCCGATCTCAGCGTGGCGGACAACATCTTCGCGTCGAACCCGCCGCGTCGTTTCGGCATGATCGATCGCCGGGCGCAGCGCCGGCAGGCCGAGGCCGCGCTTGCTCGCGCGGGCGCGCACGACATCAATCCGCTCGAGAAAGTCCGCGATCTGCCGCTGTCGCGCCAGCAAATGGTCGAACTCGCGAAGGGGCTCGCGCACGAGCCGCGCATCCTGATTCTCGACGAGGCCACCTCGGCGTTGACCGCAGCCGACGTGGCGCGCGTGATTGAAGTGCTCAAGCGCCTGCGCGACGAAGGGCTCGCGCTGCTCTTCATCTCGCACCGGATGCACGAAGTGAAAGCGCTCGCGGACGAATGCACCGTCTACCGTAACGGCCGTCATGTGATGAGCTTCGAGGCGGGCACGCGCTCCGACAACGAGGTCGTCGAGATGATGATCGGGCGGAAGTATCAGCACGTTTTCCCCGACAAGCCCGCACGCGAACCCGACGAAGATGCGCAAAGCAGCGCCTCGAAACCGGTGCTCGCCTGCCGCGATCTCGCGTGGAACGACACGCTTCGAGGCGTCAGCTTTTCGTTGAGGCGCGGCGAAATTCTCGGGCTCGGCGGCCTCGATGGACAAGGCCAGCGTGAACTGTTGCTCGCGTTGTTCGGCGTGCTGCGCGGTTGCACGGGCGAGATCGAGATCGATGGCCGTGCGGTCTCGGTTGCGAGCCCTCGCGCGGCCCGTGCCGACCGGATCGGCATGGCGCTGATTCCCGAGGATCGCAAGACCGAAGGGCTCATGTTGCCGATGTCCTTGCGCGAGAACCTGTCGTTTGCCGCGCTCGATCGCATGTCCACGGCGGGCGTGATCGATCGCGGCCGCCAGCAGTCTTTTGTCGACCGGATGATGAGCCTGCTCGCGATCAAGTCGTTCACCCTCGATGCGGCCGTGGACTCGCTATCGGGCGGCAACCAGCAGAAGGTGGTCATCGCGAAGTGGCTGATCCGGCAGCCGAGAATCCTGCTTCTCTGCGATCCGACGCGCGGCATCGACGTCGGCACGAAACAGGAGATCTATCAGCTGCTCCGGCGCCTCGCCGACGAAGGCGCCGCGATCGTCTTCTACTCGACCGACTACGACGAGTTGATCGGCTGCTGCGACCGCGTGCTCGTGCTCTACGAAGGCAAGATCAAGAAGGAACTGGCCGGTTCTGCCATCACCGAGCAGAGCCTCATTGCGAGCGCGCTGGACTTGCCGGTCGGTCAAACTTCGGCTTCAGAAGGAGTCGCGCCATGA
- a CDS encoding ABC transporter permease, with the protein MSGLRYWYAENRGSAFAFGLFVLMFTIYLINYPSSLSANVIQTAANKAVLLALVSMGQTLVVLTAGIDLSIGMMLVLTNCLASWMVTGDASHSALGIAGVLAAGALCGALNGVIIIFGRLQPIVTTIATGAVYYGLALLLRPVPGGSINEDLADVLTGKVAGVVPASLLILLAAVVIVWVPFKRSAVGRAAYATGSSEPAAFLSGMPIRRAKLVSYTLAGLLAAIGGLFLTFFTDTGEASLGSANSYTLFSIAAVVIGGVSLLGGRGSAIGAIFGAFAFRSIGDLLFVFNVDALWQPLFQGIILVLAVSIGACGLFRVRNRLEWFQ; encoded by the coding sequence ATGAGCGGGTTGCGTTACTGGTATGCGGAGAATCGCGGGTCGGCGTTCGCGTTCGGCCTGTTCGTGCTGATGTTCACGATCTACCTCATCAACTATCCGTCGAGCCTGTCGGCCAACGTCATTCAGACGGCGGCGAACAAGGCGGTGTTGCTCGCGCTGGTGTCGATGGGCCAGACGCTCGTCGTGCTCACCGCGGGCATCGACCTTTCGATCGGCATGATGCTCGTGCTCACGAACTGCCTGGCATCGTGGATGGTGACGGGCGACGCGTCGCACAGCGCGCTCGGCATCGCCGGCGTGCTCGCGGCGGGCGCGCTGTGCGGCGCGCTCAACGGCGTCATCATCATCTTCGGGCGTCTGCAGCCGATCGTCACGACCATCGCCACGGGCGCCGTCTACTACGGATTGGCGCTACTGCTGCGCCCGGTGCCCGGCGGATCGATCAACGAAGATCTCGCCGACGTACTGACCGGCAAAGTCGCGGGCGTGGTGCCGGCGAGTCTGCTGATTCTGCTCGCGGCCGTGGTGATCGTCTGGGTGCCTTTCAAGCGTTCGGCGGTCGGGCGCGCGGCTTACGCGACCGGCTCCTCCGAGCCAGCGGCCTTTTTGTCGGGCATGCCGATTCGCCGCGCGAAGCTGGTCAGCTACACGCTCGCCGGACTGCTCGCCGCCATCGGAGGCCTGTTTCTGACGTTCTTCACGGACACCGGCGAAGCGAGCCTCGGCAGCGCTAATTCGTACACCTTATTTTCCATCGCGGCTGTGGTGATCGGCGGCGTGTCGCTGCTCGGCGGCCGGGGCAGCGCGATCGGCGCGATCTTCGGCGCATTCGCGTTCCGCTCGATCGGTGACTTGCTGTTCGTGTTCAACGTCGATGCACTGTGGCAGCCGCTCTTTCAGGGCATCATCCTGGTGCTCGCCGTTTCGATCGGCGCGTGCGGGCTGTTCAGAGTCCGCAACCGCCTGGAGTGGTTCCAATGA
- a CDS encoding branched-chain amino acid ABC transporter permease, whose amino-acid sequence MNVYLLQVVNGIGVGMLYFLLAVGLSIVFGLLRFVNFAHGAFYLLGAYFCYQAMQWSMNFWTALVIVPVVVGALAWIVEKVVLRHVYAQQHEFHILATVGLALVIQECAIIMWGPLGDNVAVPDMLNGVVMWGSFIYPKYRLFVIAFTAVLAGILWWVLEGTRLGSAVRAGSESSEMVSLLGLNVTRIFSLVFALGAGTAALAGVLAAPIRGVDPFMGIEALGVAFVVVVVGGMGNFLGALVGGLLVGIVQSVMSTLWPEGARLMIYVAMAAVLLLRPNGLLGRTA is encoded by the coding sequence ATGAACGTTTATCTGTTGCAGGTCGTGAACGGCATCGGCGTAGGCATGCTGTACTTTCTGCTCGCGGTCGGCTTGTCGATCGTGTTCGGGCTGCTGCGCTTCGTGAACTTCGCGCACGGCGCGTTCTATCTGCTGGGCGCGTATTTCTGTTATCAGGCGATGCAGTGGTCGATGAACTTCTGGACAGCGCTCGTCATCGTGCCGGTGGTCGTCGGAGCGCTCGCGTGGATCGTCGAGAAGGTGGTGCTGCGACATGTGTATGCGCAGCAGCACGAGTTTCATATTCTCGCGACGGTCGGGCTCGCACTCGTGATACAGGAATGCGCGATCATCATGTGGGGGCCGCTCGGCGATAACGTCGCCGTGCCCGACATGCTCAATGGCGTCGTGATGTGGGGCAGCTTCATTTACCCGAAGTATCGTCTCTTCGTGATCGCCTTCACGGCCGTGCTCGCCGGCATTCTCTGGTGGGTGCTCGAAGGCACGCGGCTCGGTAGCGCAGTGCGTGCGGGAAGCGAGTCGAGCGAGATGGTGTCCCTCCTCGGCCTCAATGTGACACGCATCTTCAGTCTCGTGTTCGCGCTCGGCGCGGGCACGGCGGCGCTCGCAGGCGTGCTCGCGGCGCCGATACGCGGGGTCGACCCGTTCATGGGCATCGAGGCGCTCGGCGTGGCATTCGTCGTCGTTGTCGTCGGCGGCATGGGGAACTTTCTCGGCGCGCTCGTCGGTGGCTTGCTGGTCGGCATCGTGCAAAGCGTGATGAGCACGCTATGGCCCGAAGGCGCGCGTCTCATGATCTATGTCGCGATGGCGGCCGTGTTGTTGCTGCGTCCGAATGGCCTGCTCGGGAGGACCGCATGA
- a CDS encoding Zn-dependent hydrolase: MQAHDLPARAALRVDGARLWDSLMVLARIGATQKGGVCRLALTELDKQGRDLFVAWAKGIGCTVRVDAIGNIFARRAGTRDDLPPVVTGSHIDTQPTGGKFDGNYGVLAGLEVLRTLNDNNVRTAAPIEVAVWTNEEGSRFVPVMMGSGVFAGAFTLDHALEQVDRAGVSVRDALAAIGYRGERVAAHHVGAYFEAHIEQGPVLEANDKVIGVVQGALGQRWYDVTIDGMEAHAGPTPMELRRDALLVAADVIRAVNRIALDHAPHARGTVGWVDVHPNSRNVIPGRVKLTVDLRAADDATLLAMDRALRDACSQASLPVTIDEVVYFAPQPFDASLVASVRESADALGLTSMDIVSGAGHDAVYLARVAPAAMIFVPCKDGISHNEIEDARADHLEAGCNVLLQVMLRAANAPVEGARA, encoded by the coding sequence ATGCAAGCTCACGATTTGCCGGCACGCGCCGCTTTGCGCGTCGACGGTGCGCGTCTCTGGGACAGTCTGATGGTGCTCGCCCGCATCGGCGCGACGCAAAAGGGCGGCGTGTGCAGGCTCGCCTTGACCGAGCTCGACAAGCAGGGTCGCGATCTTTTCGTTGCGTGGGCGAAGGGAATCGGCTGTACGGTGCGCGTCGATGCGATCGGCAATATCTTCGCGCGCCGTGCGGGCACACGCGACGATCTCCCGCCCGTCGTGACGGGCAGTCATATCGATACGCAGCCGACCGGCGGAAAGTTCGACGGCAACTATGGCGTGCTGGCGGGACTGGAAGTGCTGCGCACGCTCAACGACAACAACGTGCGCACGGCCGCGCCGATCGAAGTCGCGGTATGGACCAACGAGGAAGGCTCGCGCTTCGTCCCTGTGATGATGGGTTCGGGCGTCTTTGCGGGCGCGTTCACGCTCGACCATGCACTCGAACAGGTCGACCGCGCAGGCGTGTCCGTGCGCGATGCGCTCGCTGCAATCGGCTATAGGGGCGAGCGCGTCGCGGCGCACCACGTGGGCGCGTATTTCGAAGCGCATATCGAGCAAGGTCCGGTGCTCGAAGCGAACGACAAGGTGATCGGCGTCGTGCAGGGCGCGCTCGGTCAACGCTGGTACGACGTGACGATCGACGGCATGGAAGCGCATGCTGGCCCGACGCCGATGGAGCTACGCCGCGATGCACTGCTCGTCGCGGCCGACGTGATTCGCGCGGTCAATCGCATTGCGCTGGACCATGCACCGCATGCGCGCGGCACCGTCGGCTGGGTGGACGTGCATCCGAACTCGCGCAACGTCATTCCGGGCCGCGTGAAGCTGACCGTCGATCTGCGCGCCGCCGATGACGCGACGCTTCTCGCGATGGACCGCGCACTGCGCGACGCATGCTCACAGGCGAGCCTGCCGGTGACGATAGACGAGGTTGTCTACTTCGCGCCGCAACCGTTCGATGCATCGTTGGTAGCATCGGTGCGCGAGAGCGCCGATGCCCTCGGTCTGACGTCGATGGACATCGTGAGCGGCGCGGGCCATGACGCCGTGTATCTCGCGCGCGTGGCCCCTGCCGCCATGATCTTCGTGCCATGCAAGGACGGCATCAGTCATAACGAAATTGAGGATGCGCGCGCCGATCATCTCGAAGCCGGGTGCAACGTGCTGCTGCAAGTGATGTTGCGCGCGGCGAACGCGCCTGTCGAAGGAGCACGCGCATGA
- a CDS encoding DUF4148 domain-containing protein encodes MKIATIIIAAALAIPAASSFAQSQPVTRAQVKAELVQLERAGYNPSMDRATYPAQIQAAEAKVAAQNGQTSYGGVADGSSASGSPAHTGNSVAPVYFGH; translated from the coding sequence ATGAAAATCGCTACTATCATCATCGCCGCTGCGCTGGCTATTCCGGCCGCTTCGTCGTTCGCTCAAAGCCAACCGGTGACGCGCGCACAAGTGAAGGCCGAACTGGTCCAACTCGAACGCGCTGGCTACAACCCCAGCATGGATCGCGCGACGTATCCCGCGCAAATCCAGGCTGCCGAAGCGAAGGTTGCGGCTCAGAACGGACAGACCAGCTACGGCGGTGTCGCTGACGGCTCATCGGCTTCGGGCAGCCCGGCGCACACCGGCAACAGCGTCGCACCTGTCTATTTCGGCCACTAA
- a CDS encoding ABC transporter ATP-binding protein, with protein sequence MSASILEAKGVAKRYGKFAALTDVNLRIARNTVHSVIGPNGAGKTTLFHVLTGTLPITAGNIVFDGHDVTHEPDHRRVKRGIARSFQVTSLFANLSVRENLRLAAQGVDAKRALNAWTPPRGALEHRDTVDGILERLALQRFAATQASALSHGQQRRLEVGMALAARPKAIFLDEPTSGMGIDDLGDMKQLIRSLRDDYTVVLIEHNMDIVMDISDTITVMQQGRVLVEGKPADIRGDDRVRSAYLGNMITGGRA encoded by the coding sequence ATGAGTGCGTCGATACTCGAAGCGAAGGGCGTCGCGAAACGCTATGGCAAGTTCGCGGCGCTCACCGATGTGAATCTGCGCATCGCCAGGAACACGGTGCATTCGGTGATCGGGCCGAACGGCGCAGGCAAGACGACGCTCTTTCATGTGCTGACGGGCACGCTGCCGATCACGGCGGGCAATATCGTGTTCGATGGCCATGACGTGACGCACGAGCCTGATCATCGCCGGGTGAAACGCGGCATCGCTCGTTCGTTTCAGGTGACGAGCCTGTTCGCGAATCTTTCGGTGCGCGAGAACTTGCGTCTCGCCGCGCAAGGCGTGGACGCCAAACGCGCGCTCAATGCGTGGACGCCGCCGCGTGGCGCGCTCGAACATCGCGATACCGTCGATGGCATTCTCGAACGCCTGGCATTGCAACGCTTCGCAGCGACGCAGGCCAGTGCGCTGTCGCACGGTCAGCAGCGTCGGCTCGAAGTCGGCATGGCGCTCGCGGCACGACCCAAGGCGATCTTTCTCGACGAGCCGACGTCGGGCATGGGCATCGACGATCTCGGCGACATGAAGCAGTTGATCCGCAGCCTGCGCGACGACTACACGGTGGTGCTGATCGAACACAACATGGATATCGTGATGGATATCTCCGACACGATCACGGTGATGCAACAGGGCCGCGTGCTCGTCGAAGGCAAGCCCGCCGACATACGCGGCGACGATCGCGTGCGCAGCGCCTATCTCGGCAACATGATCACCGGAGGCCGCGCATGA
- a CDS encoding M81 family metallopeptidase, translated as MKILIARMNHETNTFSPVATPLEAFGRYGPCYGEDAYKENAGMRTAMSAFIDAAQREHAQIVTPISASANPSGRVAAEAYDAICQSIVEAAPGCDAVMLDLHGAMVAENSPDGEGDLLERVRRALPHSPIAVSLDLHANVTQKMIDNADVIVSFKTYPHVDMYESGEHAARLLLDLVHGRAKPVIAWAQPPLLTHTLKSATADGAMKRAVDAARAAEREDGVLAVSVLSGFSLADIAAPCISVVVVANGERAKAQEVANRIARQIWDAREDFVYRSAPLAQSVSEGAALAREAQRPVLLLDHGDNCMSGGTCDTTDVFEEALRQGLEGIVVGPLCDPESVAHLFEAGVGATVTVRIGNKLASVASRGKPPLEVTGIVRALSNGEYIISGPTYTGQRAYMGRAAVIETRAARILVTERTHEPWDLGVFESVGIDPRGARFLILKSRMYCRPVFVPIASGLVECDSRGVTSSDYGLFAFSNLKRPVYPIDTNARY; from the coding sequence ATGAAGATTCTTATCGCACGGATGAATCACGAGACCAACACGTTTTCGCCGGTCGCGACGCCGCTCGAGGCCTTCGGTCGCTATGGGCCCTGCTATGGCGAGGATGCCTATAAAGAGAACGCAGGCATGCGGACAGCGATGTCGGCATTCATCGATGCGGCACAACGTGAGCATGCGCAGATCGTCACGCCGATATCGGCATCAGCGAATCCGAGCGGGCGCGTGGCAGCCGAGGCGTATGACGCGATATGTCAGTCGATCGTCGAGGCGGCTCCGGGTTGCGATGCCGTCATGCTCGACCTGCATGGCGCGATGGTTGCCGAGAATTCTCCGGACGGTGAAGGCGATCTGCTCGAGCGCGTGCGACGCGCATTACCGCATTCACCGATTGCGGTATCGCTCGATCTGCACGCGAACGTGACGCAGAAGATGATCGACAACGCGGATGTGATCGTGAGCTTCAAGACCTATCCGCACGTCGATATGTATGAAAGCGGCGAGCATGCAGCGCGCTTGTTGCTCGATCTCGTGCATGGCAGGGCGAAGCCGGTTATTGCATGGGCGCAGCCGCCGTTGCTCACGCATACGCTCAAGAGCGCGACCGCCGATGGCGCGATGAAGCGCGCCGTCGATGCCGCGCGCGCGGCCGAACGTGAAGACGGCGTGCTGGCCGTGTCGGTGTTATCGGGCTTCTCGCTCGCGGATATCGCTGCGCCGTGCATCAGCGTCGTGGTGGTCGCGAACGGCGAGCGAGCGAAGGCGCAAGAGGTGGCGAATCGTATCGCCAGGCAGATATGGGACGCGCGCGAGGACTTTGTCTATCGCAGCGCGCCGCTCGCGCAGTCGGTGTCGGAGGGCGCCGCGCTTGCGCGCGAAGCGCAGAGGCCCGTGCTTCTGCTCGATCACGGCGATAACTGCATGTCGGGCGGAACCTGCGATACGACCGATGTGTTCGAAGAAGCGTTGCGGCAGGGACTCGAAGGCATCGTCGTCGGACCGTTGTGTGATCCCGAAAGCGTCGCGCACCTTTTCGAAGCGGGCGTTGGCGCGACGGTCACCGTTCGCATCGGCAACAAGCTCGCGAGTGTCGCGTCGCGTGGCAAGCCGCCGCTCGAAGTGACCGGCATCGTGCGTGCGTTAAGCAACGGCGAGTACATCATCAGCGGCCCGACCTACACGGGACAGCGTGCGTACATGGGGCGCGCGGCCGTCATCGAAACGCGGGCGGCACGCATTCTCGTCACCGAGCGCACGCATGAGCCGTGGGACCTGGGCGTGTTCGAAAGCGTCGGTATCGATCCACGCGGCGCCCGCTTCCTGATATTGAAATCGCGGATGTATTGCAGGCCGGTATTCGTCCCGATCGCGAGCGGACTCGTCGAATGCGATAGCCGCGGCGTGACGAGTTCGGACTACGGGTTGTTCGCGTTCAGTAACCTGAAGCGGCCTGTCTATCCGATCGATACGAACGCGCGATATTGA